A window of Tripterygium wilfordii isolate XIE 37 chromosome 7, ASM1340144v1, whole genome shotgun sequence contains these coding sequences:
- the LOC120002337 gene encoding uncharacterized protein LOC120002337 isoform X1 encodes MDDSLKQEPKAEPPPQPPPQASSNRGWGGWGISAFSVLTDPQNSATAAAEEISRSMDTRRSAHFLEPQDQGCERGGVRTRGGRQSRGRGRGVGRGRGERNAPAPVIVPDLPTWSRVQQRGQRTAVRNSDEVENPAVNVTGGNRGVPEATTTQVQTLSITQMMVASMFEAQVQVMKGMLEMMKNVTQMVQARAEHGVHGVVEGQISGEADRIQRHLSEVDRLRKLEPPKFHGDTDVAKAHTWIREMTMRLDTLGIPDERRGTVASYFLKDKAYDWWYALGQRKEQLTWASLERLFMQHFVPNSYRTEKAKEFLTLVQIPDMSVAEYSYKFEELYEFGKMYAPDEGSKAERFRQGLMPNVGAPLVSMRVTTYDEMREEALLEILGYLWRPIIEWWYERGI; translated from the exons ATGGATGATTCACTGAAACAAGAACCTAAAGCTGAGCCTCCCCCACAGCCACCGCCACAAGCGAGTAGCAATAGAGGGTGGGGAGGCTGGGGAATCTCAGCTTTCTCTGTACTCACAGATCCCCAAAATTCCGCCACTGCCGCCGCTGAAGAGATCTCCCGCAGT ATGGATACACGTAGGAGTGCTCATTTCCTCGAGCCCCAGGATCAGGGGTGTGAACGAGGGGGTGTTAGGACCCGTGGTGGTAGACAGAGTAGGGGCCGAGGTCGAGGAGTTGGGCGGGGACGCGGTGAACGAAATGCACCCGCTCCTGTTATAGTTCCTGATTTACCTACGTGGAGTAGGGTGCAGCAGCGGGGACAGCGTACTGCAGTAAGAAATTCAGATGAagttgaaaatcctgcagtaaATGTGACAGGAGGAAATAGAGGTGTTCCCGAGGCAACTACTACGCAGGTGCAAACTTTGTCAATTACTCAGATGATGGTGGCGTCGATGTTTGAGGCCCAAGTGCAAGTGATGAAAGGGATGttagagatgatgaagaatGTCACTCAGATGGTTCAGGCACGAGCTGAACATGGCGTTCATGGTGTGGTGGAGGGTCAGATCTCGGGAGAAGCTGATAGGATTCAGCGACACTTGAGTGAGGTAGATAGATTGCGCAAGCTGGAGCCTCCTAAATTTCATGGTGATACAGATGTTGCAAAGGCTCATACTTGGATCCGGGAGATGACCATGCGTTTGGATACATTGGGTATTCCGGATGAAAGGCGGGGGACGGTAGCCTCGTATTTTCTGAAAGACAAGGCCTATGATTGGTGGTATGCTCTTGGGCAGCGGAAGGAGCAGCTTACGTGGGCATCCCTTGAGAGATTATTCATGCAGCATTTTGTGCCAAACTCCTATCGCACAGAGAAGGCAAAGGAGTTCTTGACTTTAGTGCAGATACCGGATATGTCAGTGGCAGAGTACAGCTACAAGTTTGAAGAACTGTATGAATTTGGGAAGATGTATGCCCCAGATGAGGGGAGTAAGGCTGAGAGATTCAGACAGGGGTTGATGCCAAATGTAGGTGCACCGTTGGTTAGTATGAGGGTTACTACATATGATGAGATGAGGGAGGAAGCCTTGTTAGAAATATTGGGATACTTATGGCGGCCGATCATTGAGTGGTGGTACGAGAGGGGCATTTAG
- the LOC120002337 gene encoding uncharacterized protein LOC120002337 isoform X2, with protein sequence MDTRRSAHFLEPQDQGCERGGVRTRGGRQSRGRGRGVGRGRGERNAPAPVIVPDLPTWSRVQQRGQRTAVRNSDEVENPAVNVTGGNRGVPEATTTQVQTLSITQMMVASMFEAQVQVMKGMLEMMKNVTQMVQARAEHGVHGVVEGQISGEADRIQRHLSEVDRLRKLEPPKFHGDTDVAKAHTWIREMTMRLDTLGIPDERRGTVASYFLKDKAYDWWYALGQRKEQLTWASLERLFMQHFVPNSYRTEKAKEFLTLVQIPDMSVAEYSYKFEELYEFGKMYAPDEGSKAERFRQGLMPNVGAPLVSMRVTTYDEMREEALLEILGYLWRPIIEWWYERGI encoded by the coding sequence ATGGATACACGTAGGAGTGCTCATTTCCTCGAGCCCCAGGATCAGGGGTGTGAACGAGGGGGTGTTAGGACCCGTGGTGGTAGACAGAGTAGGGGCCGAGGTCGAGGAGTTGGGCGGGGACGCGGTGAACGAAATGCACCCGCTCCTGTTATAGTTCCTGATTTACCTACGTGGAGTAGGGTGCAGCAGCGGGGACAGCGTACTGCAGTAAGAAATTCAGATGAagttgaaaatcctgcagtaaATGTGACAGGAGGAAATAGAGGTGTTCCCGAGGCAACTACTACGCAGGTGCAAACTTTGTCAATTACTCAGATGATGGTGGCGTCGATGTTTGAGGCCCAAGTGCAAGTGATGAAAGGGATGttagagatgatgaagaatGTCACTCAGATGGTTCAGGCACGAGCTGAACATGGCGTTCATGGTGTGGTGGAGGGTCAGATCTCGGGAGAAGCTGATAGGATTCAGCGACACTTGAGTGAGGTAGATAGATTGCGCAAGCTGGAGCCTCCTAAATTTCATGGTGATACAGATGTTGCAAAGGCTCATACTTGGATCCGGGAGATGACCATGCGTTTGGATACATTGGGTATTCCGGATGAAAGGCGGGGGACGGTAGCCTCGTATTTTCTGAAAGACAAGGCCTATGATTGGTGGTATGCTCTTGGGCAGCGGAAGGAGCAGCTTACGTGGGCATCCCTTGAGAGATTATTCATGCAGCATTTTGTGCCAAACTCCTATCGCACAGAGAAGGCAAAGGAGTTCTTGACTTTAGTGCAGATACCGGATATGTCAGTGGCAGAGTACAGCTACAAGTTTGAAGAACTGTATGAATTTGGGAAGATGTATGCCCCAGATGAGGGGAGTAAGGCTGAGAGATTCAGACAGGGGTTGATGCCAAATGTAGGTGCACCGTTGGTTAGTATGAGGGTTACTACATATGATGAGATGAGGGAGGAAGCCTTGTTAGAAATATTGGGATACTTATGGCGGCCGATCATTGAGTGGTGGTACGAGAGGGGCATTTAG